The genome window TGCACGGCTCCTTTGTaccatcctcctcctcttcttcctcctccccgcGGGACCCTGCGGTGCAGAAACACCCATCGCAGCCCAACCTTCAAAGCGTGGACGATTCGGGTTATATCGGATACCGCAGCTACAGCCCGTCCTTCCAGCGCCGCACGGGGCTGCTGCACGCACTGTCCTTCCGTGATCCCACCTTCGGTGGGCTGCCCACCTTCAGCATCGCACACACCGCACCCCCCTCCGCCCCACAACcgcccccagaccccccccgGGAGCAGCACATAGAGAGCAGCCGTACAGAGGAGCGATGCGAGGAGGTGGTGCTGCGGCAGAAGCCCCCCACGGGCCGTAAGGTGCAGCCCCCACTGCGCCAGATGAACTTTGTTTTCACCGGGAGGGGGAAGGAGACGGACATTTGTGACCCCCccgcagccagcagcagggaggagaggtCTGGGGGTGAGCACGTGGGGCGGCGTGTGGCCCCATTGGCAGCCCCCGAGGACTCGCTGGCATCCATCCCCTTCATTGGTGAGTGGGGGCAGCACTAGGATGGGTGCTGTGATGGGGAGGGTGCCCGCATGGGGCTGCCCCCagggtgggtgctgtgggggGTCAGCACGGCTCAGTGTGGCTCTGTTCTGCCCCAAACCCTCCTGCCCCCTCCCACAGATGAACCCACCAGCCCCAGCATCGACCTGAAGGCCAAGCACATCCCTGCCTCGTCCGTCGTATCCAGTGCCATGAACTCAGCGCCCGCCGTGGCCACCAGCCCCTCCTCCTCACCCACTTTTGCCTTCGCCCTGAGCCGGCACTACTCCCAGGACTGCagtgagtggggctggggggggggactGAGGGAAACAGCCCCCATAACCAGAGTTGGGGGGCACGGGGAtgaggagcagggctgtggttCTGCCCCACTATGCTGAGCCCCACGGCCACGTGCTGTGCCCTCCTCCCCATGCAGGCAGCATCAAGGCCGGCCGCCGCTCCTCCTACCTGTTGGCCATCACCACCGAGCGCTCCAAGTCGTGTGATGATGGGCTGAACACGTTTCGGGACGAGGGGAAGATCCTCAGGTAGGGCTGATCCCCGCAGCCCCCACATCCCCTCCCTGCagtgcccccccccatcctgCTCATAGGGCTGCTTCCCCCCCAGGAGGATGCCCAGCCGGGTCCCCAGCCTCCGCATGCTGAGGAGCTTCTTCACCGATGGGGTGAGCTCTGGGGGTACCATGGGGTGGTGGGACAGTGCCAGTATTGCAGTATCCAAGTGGCTGCTGGGGTTGGGGGGATgatgtggggcagtggggtgaTGGCAGCCCCTGTGACCCTATATGTGCTGTGTGACCCCCCCAGTCTCTGGACAGCCTCGGTACGTCTGAAGACACCCGTTCCAAACGACACTCCACCTCTGACCTGTCGGACGTCACGTTCAGCGACGTCAGGAGGGAGGGCTGGCTGCATTACAAGCAGATCCTCACCAAAAAGGGGAAGGTACGGGGGGCAggatggggggcagggggtgTCCCCAAGCCCTGGTGGCTCTTATAGCCATATCCCCTGGTCTCTTCTCCCTACAGAAGGTTGGCGGAGGCCTCCGGCAATGGAAGCGTGTCTTCGCGGTGCTGCGCACCCACTCTCTGTACCTGTGCAAGGACAGAAGGGAGGCGGTGAGCTGCGGCCCGGCCCCAGGTGAGGAGGAGCAGCCGATCAGCATCCGAGCTTGCCTGGTGGACATCTCCTACAGCGATACCAAGAGGAAGCACGTCTTCCGCCTGACGACCGCTGACTTCTGTGAATATCTCTTTCAGGCAGAGGATCGGGAAGACATGCTGGCCTGGATCAAAGTCATCAGGGAGAACAGCAAGGCTGAGGGCGAGGTGAGAGCCACACGGCGCTCCCGGCTGCCTCTGGCTCTCCCGGCTGCCTCGGCTCTCTCCGGCTCTTTGCCTTGTGCTGCTTCCCCTGGCTGCGGCCAGCTGTGCAATAAGGGCTCCAAGAAGAGAGCGCAGCAATGCGTGGTGTGGCTCGGAGCATCATGATGGCTCGGCCAGGGTTCTGTGCCAGGGAGGTGCTGTTTGGTTGCAAGGTGGTAGAGGAACGTGCAACAGCTCGGTTGGAACCCCAGTGCTTTGGTACCACGGGGTGTGTTGGCACCATGGGGCTCGTTGGCCCATGGGTGAGATCTGGATGTGGTCCCATAGCGCTGCCTGCTCTTGGGGCCGGTGTAGGGTCAGTGCTGAGCTCTTGCTGGGCAGCTGTGGTCTGTGCAGTGGTTGCTTGGGGCCACCAGCTCCACCGGAGGGCTGCACAGGTTGGTTGTGCCAATGCTGAGCTGGTTGTGCCAATGCTGAGCTGGATGTGATGGTGCTGAGCTGGTTGTGTTGGCATTATGCTGCTGTGCACCATGTGCCCACAGTGCCAGGATGCCATGGATTGGACTCAGGCTTTGTGTTTGGTTGTTGCAGGCTGTGGCTCTGGAGGATGCATTGAGCTCAGGGTGGTgcctgttttgctgctgtttggaggGCAcggagctggcagggctgggtAGGAGCACATAGAGCCGTGTGGGCACCCGatggggctgcagtgccagcaggagGAGAACAGAGCGTGTCTCAGAGTGCTGTAGGGTGCAGATAGAGgtgcagggatggatggatcCTTGAGCCTTAGCAGATGGACCCAGTGTGTGCTGCGCCGTGGTGAGGAGGCACCGCAGACCTCAGCACGGTGCTGGGTGCCACTATGGAGCACAgggtgctgtgctcagcccagctTGGGGCTGGCAGGATCCCTCGTGGTGAGCAGTGCCAGAggtggctgtgggctgtggCTCCTGGCAGAGCGTGGTGCCTGCAGAGAACACGCTGCTCAAagcttccccttcccctcttctctctgctccccaGGACCCCGGTTTTGCCAGCCAAGCACTTATCAACAAGAAGCTCAACGACTATCGGAAAGTGAGGTAGGCACCCGGTGCTGCGGGGCACGAGTGTGTCCCAATGAGTGGTGGCACCCAGAGCTCTTTATTCACCTGAATCTCCAAGTGATGGAGCAGAAGCAGGGCAGCTTGTAATGGGGTGGCACCCAActgctcctggctctgcttggggggcaggaggggccTCATTCAGcccagctggcacagagcagagggtgACCCTTAGTGCTGCCTTATGGGGCAGGAAGGTACCTatgagcacacacagagccagGGCAGGATGCTGGGCATGATAACATAGATCAGGGTTTGCAGGGTGGATCCTGGGGAGCCACCTTACAGTGCTCAGCCCCTCCATTCCCCCTGACCccccctctccctgcagcccagcgGGTGCCAAGCCCGACTCCTCACCCAAGGGCTCCCGTGGGCTGGGGATCAGAGCAGAGTTCCTAAAGCAGACGGGAACCAGCGCACCCCGGTCCCCGAGGCAGGATGCAGCCGTCACCAAAGGTAAATCAACCCCCCCCTTCCATGCTCAGACATGGCAAAGCCTCACAGAGGGGGTGCTGGCGTGCAGCAGGGATGCTCTTGCTATAGCTAAAAGTCCTGtgggtttgcttttctttcttctgccaGATGAAAGCAGCTCCCAAAAAGCCCCTTGGGGCATTAACATcatgaagaagaacaagaaatctACCCCACGAGCCTTTGGTGTGAGGCTGGAGGACTGTCAACCCGCCCCAGACAACAAGGTATGATATGGTGCGTGGCTGGGACAGCCCCATGGGTCCCATATGGCCCCAGCACCTCCATCACCCCATGTGTGTCCCCAGAATGTCCCCCTGATCGTTGAAGCCTGCTGTAAGGTGGTGGAGGATCGTGGCCTGGAGTATATGGGCATCTACCGTGTGCCTGGGAACAACGCTGTTGTAtccagcctgcaggagcagctcaaCAAAGGAGCCACTGAGATCAACCTGCAGGACGAGGTGTGTGTCCCCATCCCAGTGTCTCTGGGATGCTCTTGTCCTGATCCCCATCTCCATCATAGCCCCTGTGGCCATCATGATCCCCATCTCCATCACAGTCTCCATCTCCAATTGTGGGGTGGGAGCTTCATCCCTCTGATACTGAGGTTTGAGCAtcctcctctctccccacaGCGCTGGCAGGACCTGAATGTCATCAGCAGTCTGTTAAAATCCTTCTTCCGAAAGCTTCCCGAGCCCCTCTTCACTGATGGTGagtccttccccttccccacagtgcccccatcccactgggacCCCCCACCCCTTGGTCCCCCCACCTCTTTGGCCTCCCCAGGTGCCACCCCACTCCTCTACCCCAGCCCTGATCCCTCTGTGTCCCATGCAGATAAATACAACGACTTCATTGAGGCCAACAGGATAGAAGATGCCAGTGAGAGGATGAGGACGCTGCGGAAGCTGGTAGGGAAGATATGGGGCAGGGTGGGGGGCACGGGCTGCCTGGGGGGGTGGGCAAAGGGGTGACCCAACATCTCCCATAGATCCGGGACCTGCCAGGGCACTACTATGAGACACTCAAGTTCCTGGTGGGTCACTTGAAAACCATCGCGGACCACTCGGAGAAGAACAAGGTAATGGGGCTGAGCTGTACCCCAcatggggtggggagggatgggggcaGCCAATGGGGCACTCAGTGACCCCCCCAAGGTTCCTATTACAGATGGAACCCCGAAACCTGGCACTGGTGTTTGGCCCCACGCTGGTTCGGACGTCAGAGGACAACATGACAGACATGGTGACACACATGCCTGACCGCTATAAGATCGTGGAGACCCTCATCCAGCACGTaggtggggctgccccatagaggcAGCTTGGGGGTCCCTCTGCATCTCTGGGGTGTCTGCATTGAGCTCTGACCCCTCTCCTGTCTCCCTCTGCAGTCAGATTGGTTCTTCAGTGACAAGGAGGACAAGGGTGAGAAGGTGAGTCTTGCTGTGAGTGGGGCTCaatgggcacagtggggtggctgccccccagctcagaCCCACAGTGCCATCCCTTCATAGACCCCAGTGGATGAGAAGGAGGCTCAGTCTGTGCCCAACATTGAGTACCTGCTGCCCAACATCGGCCGCACCGCAGCGCCCAGCGATGCCCCAGGTGAGGAGCTGTGCCCCACATGGGGTCCCCCCCCCATCTATGCCTGCTCTGTCCCCCTCCACTCACAGCCTCTGTGCAtgcagagccccagcagcctCCTTGCTGGGAAGTGGGGGCACCTGGGGGTCCCACCCTGCCCTCtgtaaccccccccccccctttagTGGCTGCTCATCCCCACGACCCCATTGGGTGGCACCCACCCTGAACCCCCCCACCCACCTTGCACCTCTCACGCTGTCAGCCCGGAGCTTGGGAGACTNTCATCCCCACGACCCCATTGGGTGGCACCCACCCTGAACCCCCCCACCCACCTTGCACCTCTCACGCTGTCAGCCCGGAGCTTGGGAGACTTCAATGTTGGACTGATTTCTATTGTTCTTTCCTTGaacttctctgtgctgtctcctcttcctcctcctcctcctcttcctcctccagcgGACCTCCTCGAGAGCTAGAGCGGGTACAGTGTTGCTCTGGGTGCATTGCTCACGCACTAATTCCTCTGGGTGACCATGAGAGAGGGGGACAGGAGGGGGTGTAAGGGGGGGGAGGGTCCTATCCTGCCCATCCCCAGGGGGCTGCATGCCCCAACAactcctccatccctccttctcctctacCTCTTCATGGGGACCCTGAATGTCCCTGGGGTTGGTGCCATGTGCCCCCAGGAGTGGGGCACCCCAACACTGGGGAGGGGTCTGGGGGGTCCCTGTGCTCCCAAGAGGGCTCAGCGCCCCCTTTCTGCCTCCCCCTCTCTCATTGTCAGCAGCTTCTAACCTCATCCCTGGGCCGGGGTGTGCAGGGGGGTGAGGGTGTCTGTTGTGTTGTCCCCTACACTGTGGCAGAGCCAGGGCT of Coturnix japonica isolate 7356 chromosome 27, Coturnix japonica 2.1, whole genome shotgun sequence contains these proteins:
- the ARHGAP23 gene encoding rho GTPase-activating protein 23 isoform X3 — protein: MNGIAFCLVGIPPPAPTPGRRDGASPNDNVPLEGGFPWGGPKTVVLRKSTQGGGFGFTLRHFIVYPPESAVHSPSKEEENGNRAGPPRSRLEPMDTIFVKNVKEDGPAHQAGLRTGDRLVKVNGDSIIGKTYSQVIALIQNSDNVLELSIMPKDEDILQLAYSQDAYLKGNEPYSGGAQSIPEPPPICYPRKTYPFQARGSEPPPGSLPDPRTHHPAGPSSPHSTAYSKAGGSPSHRPEDPRIGGPPHHPAAPHGRRSVLPSASPSCYGTPKHMAEHRTHCSPREGSVRAPSRRECQQALSRWFCSQEPRRSASEERRHVMPPRSRSVSQERLGGSGHSRGWPHSASHDTLLQPNREGWAQHRARSEHHLGRCGRSMEALEPAALLSPRLDRSAWHPERLCRATAVGQPGVHGSFVPSSSSSSSSPRDPAVQKHPSQPNLQSVDDSGYIGYRSYSPSFQRRTGLLHALSFRDPTFGGLPTFSIAHTAPPSAPQPPPDPPREQHIESSRTEERCEEVVLRQKPPTGRKVQPPLRQMNFVFTGRGKETDICDPPAASSREERSGGEHVGRRVAPLAAPEDSLASIPFIDEPTSPSIDLKAKHIPASSVVSSAMNSAPAVATSPSSSPTFAFALSRHYSQDCSSIKAGRRSSYLLAITTERSKSCDDGLNTFRDEGKILRRMPSRVPSLRMLRSFFTDGSLDSLGTSEDTRSKRHSTSDLSDVTFSDVRREGWLHYKQILTKKGKKVGGGLRQWKRVFAVLRTHSLYLCKDRREAVSCGPAPGEEEQPISIRACLVDISYSDTKRKHVFRLTTADFCEYLFQAEDREDMLAWIKVIRENSKAEGEDPGFASQALINKKLNDYRKVSPAGAKPDSSPKGSRGLGIRAEFLKQTGTSAPRSPRQDAAVTKDESSSQKAPWGINIMKKNKKSTPRAFGVRLEDCQPAPDNKNVPLIVEACCKVVEDRGLEYMGIYRVPGNNAVVSSLQEQLNKGATEINLQDERWQDLNVISSLLKSFFRKLPEPLFTDDKYNDFIEANRIEDASERMRTLRKLIRDLPGHYYETLKFLVGHLKTIADHSEKNKMEPRNLALVFGPTLVRTSEDNMTDMVTHMPDRYKIVETLIQHSDWFFSDKEDKGEKTPVDEKEAQSVPNIEYLLPNIGRTAAPSDAPDSTHSGSVKLKGTWPSRKEPSPRELPAIPFISAVARKRKKWREAECFGSSTDDDAEHRDTRGRGQEDGATTAPGPGGTTRTGKENAVETVGTGQEPAADSRSIVSGYSTLSTMERSLSSEVQSVAESRGEEADDERSELSHAETDTESRVGPGGAVGAGLGGGDRGGPSGRASFSSHRLIQCDTLARRKLGRARPGGDEPLPVGDVAPPVSEGAGGGRGLSMRPSLREQLRQRLRGSTDDTGVRLRRTPSPETRRRKSRWRRHTVLVLPGGTTDLNCNEWKGQRGGLPVPTGSCRDPDSGLSSLESTKARPVVPDPPGTGIPPVNPSPAAPLRFSQCL
- the ARHGAP23 gene encoding rho GTPase-activating protein 23 isoform X5, whose product is MVEEGGGQRGLRRAARHPPQSQTAPNPVTVVSKALWSVERAGKGWGCERAVGVDCSSPEPRCIWLSSLRRCAAGTPPIRRPPGATHGPAAPRIAKGLRPTPGRRDGASPNDNVPLEGGFPWGGPKTVVLRKSTQGGGFGFTLRHFIVYPPESAVHSPSKEEENGNRAGPPRSRLEPMDTIFVKNVKEDGPAHQAGLRTGDRLVKVNGDSIIGKTYSQVIALIQNSDNVLELSIMPKDEDILQLAYSQDAYLKGNEPYSGGAQSIPEPPPICYPRKTYPFQARGSEPPPGSLPDPRTHHPAGPSSPHSTAYSKAGGSPSHRPEDPRIGGPPHHPAAPHGRRSVLPSASPSCYGTPKHMAEHRTHCSPREGSVRAPSRRECQQALSRWFCSQEPRRSASEERRHVMPPRSRSVSQERLGGSGHSRGWPHSASHDTLLQPNREGWAQHRARSEHHLGRCGRSMEALEPAALLSPRLDRSAWHPERLCRATAVGQPGVHGSFVPSSSSSSSSPRDPAVQKHPSQPNLQSVDDSGYIGYRSYSPSFQRRTGLLHALSFRDPTFGGLPTFSIAHTAPPSAPQPPPDPPREQHIESSRTEERCEEVVLRQKPPTGRKVQPPLRQMNFVFTGRGKETDICDPPAASSREERSGGEHVGRRVAPLAAPEDSLASIPFIDEPTSPSIDLKAKHIPASSVVSSAMNSAPAVATSPSSSPTFAFALSRHYSQDCSSIKAGRRSSYLLAITTERSKSCDDGLNTFRDEGKILRRMPSRVPSLRMLRSFFTDGSLDSLGTSEDTRSKRHSTSDLSDVTFSDVRREGWLHYKQILTKKGKKVGGGLRQWKRVFAVLRTHSLYLCKDRREAVSCGPAPGEEEQPISIRACLVDISYSDTKRKHVFRLTTADFCEYLFQAEDREDMLAWIKVIRENSKAEGEDPGFASQALINKKLNDYRKVSPAGAKPDSSPKGSRGLGIRAEFLKQTGTSAPRSPRQDAAVTKDESSSQKAPWGINIMKKNKKSTPRAFGVRLEDCQPAPDNKNVPLIVEACCKVVEDRGLEYMGIYRVPGNNAVVSSLQEQLNKGATEINLQDERWQDLNVISSLLKSFFRKLPEPLFTDDKYNDFIEANRIEDASERMRTLRKLIRDLPGHYYETLKFLVGHLKTIADHSEKNKMEPRNLALVFGPTLVRTSEDNMTDMVTHMPDRYKIVETLIQHSDWFFSDKEDKGEKTPVDEKEAQSVPNIEYLLPNIGRTAAPSDAPADLLES
- the ARHGAP23 gene encoding rho GTPase-activating protein 23 isoform X4 gives rise to the protein MAPSDPMEQPTPGRRDGASPNDNVPLEGGFPWGGPKTVVLRKSTQGGGFGFTLRHFIVYPPESAVHSPSKEEENGNRAGPPRSRLEPMDTIFVKNVKEDGPAHQAGLRTGDRLVKVNGDSIIGKTYSQVIALIQNSDNVLELSIMPKDEDILQLAYSQDAYLKGNEPYSGGAQSIPEPPPICYPRKTYPFQARGSEPPPGSLPDPRTHHPAGPSSPHSTAYSKAGGSPSHRPEDPRIGGPPHHPAAPHGRRSVLPSASPSCYGTPKHMAEHRTHCSPREGSVRAPSRRECQQALSRWFCSQEPRRSASEERRHVMPPRSRSVSQERLGGSGHSRGWPHSASHDTLLQPNREGWAQHRARSEHHLGRCGRSMEALEPAALLSPRLDRSAWHPERLCRATAVGQPGVHGSFVPSSSSSSSSPRDPAVQKHPSQPNLQSVDDSGYIGYRSYSPSFQRRTGLLHALSFRDPTFGGLPTFSIAHTAPPSAPQPPPDPPREQHIESSRTEERCEEVVLRQKPPTGRKVQPPLRQMNFVFTGRGKETDICDPPAASSREERSGGEHVGRRVAPLAAPEDSLASIPFIDEPTSPSIDLKAKHIPASSVVSSAMNSAPAVATSPSSSPTFAFALSRHYSQDCSSIKAGRRSSYLLAITTERSKSCDDGLNTFRDEGKILRRMPSRVPSLRMLRSFFTDGSLDSLGTSEDTRSKRHSTSDLSDVTFSDVRREGWLHYKQILTKKGKKVGGGLRQWKRVFAVLRTHSLYLCKDRREAVSCGPAPGEEEQPISIRACLVDISYSDTKRKHVFRLTTADFCEYLFQAEDREDMLAWIKVIRENSKAEGEDPGFASQALINKKLNDYRKVSPAGAKPDSSPKGSRGLGIRAEFLKQTGTSAPRSPRQDAAVTKDESSSQKAPWGINIMKKNKKSTPRAFGVRLEDCQPAPDNKNVPLIVEACCKVVEDRGLEYMGIYRVPGNNAVVSSLQEQLNKGATEINLQDERWQDLNVISSLLKSFFRKLPEPLFTDDKYNDFIEANRIEDASERMRTLRKLIRDLPGHYYETLKFLVGHLKTIADHSEKNKMEPRNLALVFGPTLVRTSEDNMTDMVTHMPDRYKIVETLIQHSDWFFSDKEDKGEKTPVDEKEAQSVPNIEYLLPNIGRTAAPSDAPDSTHSGSVKLKGTWPSRKEPSPRELPAIPFISAVARKRKKWREAECFGSSTDDDAEHRDTRGRGQEDGATTAPGPGGTTRTGKENAVETVGTGQEPAADSRSIVSGYSTLSTMERSLSSEVQSVAESRGEEADDERSELSHAETDTESRVGPGGAVGAGLGGGDRGGPSGRASFSSHRLIQCDTLARRKLGRARPGGDEPLPVGDVAPPVSEGAGGGRGLSMRPSLREQLRQRLRGSTDDTGVRLRRTPSPETRRRKSRWRRHTVLVLPGGTTDLNCNEWKGQRGGLPVPTGSCRDPDSGLSSLESTKARPVVPDPPGTGIPPVNPSPAAPLRFSQCL